From a single Miscanthus floridulus cultivar M001 chromosome 8, ASM1932011v1, whole genome shotgun sequence genomic region:
- the LOC136469048 gene encoding uncharacterized protein: protein MQRGTASARADPKELVAQREATEAATKQAGEEAPMPREARVLELGEAKAPSITEATEGEAEAPRNFKAEVAEARASEAEVADAGAPRTTEVEVVEAGAPGTTEAEVAEASLGVVEPVGQDAEMEAGQAPAVLEAKIREHNALQSAAHTSCEALEVRGVESGSSLESHLIALSGRVHEWLWGALHTGVKHALAVVSSHYADIDLEAVNDGYVMAEDDKKAEEEVMKLVEAAKAPATALARLFKEEVVPPTPTADAGDPEF from the exons ATGCAGCGTGGCACGGCGTCAGccagggccgacccaaaggagctggtcgcccaaagagaggctaccgaggcggccacgaagcaggcgggggaggaggcgcctatgCCCCGCGAGGCCAGGGTCCTCGAGTTAGGTGAAGCTAAGGCACCTTCAAtcactgaggccaccgagggcgaggccgaggcccctagGAATTTCAAGGCTGAGGTGGCGGAGGCCAGGGCTTCCGAAGCTGAGGTGGCGGACGCCGGGgctcccaggaccaccgaggtcgaggtggtggaggctggagcccctgggaccaccgaggccgaggtggcagaggcCAGCTTGGGCGTGGTGGAGCCGGTGGGCCAGGATGCAGAgatggaggcggggcaagctCCG gcggtgctcgaggctaaGATCCGAGAGCACAACGCGCTGCAGAGCGCCGCTCATACctcctgcgaggccctagaggtcagGGGGGTCGAGTCAGGTAGCTCCCTCGAGAGCCAcctgatcgcgttgagcggccgagtccacgAGTGGCTCTggggggcgctgcatacgggcgtcaagcatgccctagccgtcgtctcctcgcactacgccgacATCGACCTCGAGGCTGTCAATGACGGTTACGTCATGGctgaggatgacaagaaggccgaggaggaggtcatgaagctggtggaggcggctaaGGCTCCTGCCACGGCACTGGCCAGGttgttcaaagaggaggtggttcctcctacgccgaccgccgacgctggcgacccggagttttga